A region of Fibrobacter succinogenes subsp. succinogenes S85 DNA encodes the following proteins:
- a CDS encoding xylulokinase → MYLVTYDIGNSFIKATLTKIANSIEFVGATVVSTHSTSTLGGKGVEQSTEQWWDSICRSTKDLLKNYGITSDQIKGISFCSQMNATVLVDANGNTVRPPMTFLDRRADKEFKDYFDHGFKIHGLNIWKLIKAMRHTSLVPVGAYSPIWKYKWVQNNEPEKFARVDKFLDVGDYLLYKTTGRFVRTEDSAFCTALNDCRKGHSGWSHTMAKAYGIMEKHLPEIVQSTDIVGRITATAAEQMGLKKGTPVIAGGGDVAMVAVGCGNTQNNQTSIYCGTSGSVSTVVDHIIQFADIMMIAVKGPNPRQKYLYGELETAGKCFAWARELIGKLDNSQYSYEECAQLVSKAKPGAHGLMFTPFMNGCKTPFEDGDIRSSLSGISLETTRGDLLRAVIEGICFHFRWLLECQAKKCKISDTIRFAGGLARINIMNQILADVTGHTIETVKHPQYVGALGAAAVAAIGLGQMKFEDIHSYIEITNTYTPNPENHEIYNKLYKKFLDKVKSDRKLVKG, encoded by the coding sequence ATGTATTTAGTCACTTACGACATCGGTAATTCCTTTATAAAAGCAACGCTCACAAAAATTGCTAATTCGATTGAATTCGTAGGAGCAACCGTCGTAAGCACACACAGTACCTCGACTTTAGGCGGCAAGGGTGTTGAACAGAGCACCGAACAATGGTGGGATTCCATCTGCCGCAGCACAAAGGACCTCCTTAAAAATTACGGTATTACAAGCGACCAGATCAAGGGCATCAGTTTCTGTTCACAGATGAACGCAACTGTGCTCGTCGACGCCAACGGAAATACTGTACGCCCCCCTATGACGTTCCTTGACAGACGCGCCGACAAGGAATTCAAGGACTACTTCGACCATGGTTTCAAGATCCACGGGCTAAACATCTGGAAGCTCATCAAGGCTATGCGCCACACAAGCCTGGTCCCCGTCGGAGCTTACAGCCCCATCTGGAAATACAAGTGGGTGCAAAACAACGAGCCCGAAAAATTCGCTAGAGTCGATAAATTTTTGGACGTTGGCGACTACCTCCTGTACAAGACTACCGGCAGATTCGTCCGCACCGAAGACTCCGCATTTTGCACAGCGCTCAACGATTGCCGCAAAGGGCATTCCGGCTGGAGCCATACAATGGCGAAGGCTTACGGCATCATGGAAAAACACTTGCCCGAAATTGTGCAAAGCACCGACATCGTTGGTCGTATCACCGCAACCGCAGCCGAGCAGATGGGCTTGAAAAAAGGGACTCCCGTCATTGCAGGTGGCGGAGATGTCGCTATGGTTGCCGTCGGCTGTGGCAACACTCAAAATAACCAAACCAGCATCTACTGTGGAACTTCAGGTTCTGTCAGCACGGTCGTCGACCATATCATTCAATTTGCCGACATCATGATGATTGCAGTCAAGGGCCCGAATCCCAGGCAAAAGTATCTGTATGGCGAACTTGAAACCGCAGGCAAGTGCTTCGCCTGGGCGCGTGAACTTATCGGCAAGCTTGACAATTCGCAATACAGCTACGAAGAATGCGCACAGCTTGTTTCAAAAGCGAAACCCGGCGCACATGGGCTTATGTTCACGCCGTTCATGAACGGTTGCAAGACGCCATTTGAAGACGGAGACATCCGCAGTTCACTTTCAGGCATTAGCTTAGAAACTACTCGTGGCGATTTGCTTCGCGCCGTCATTGAAGGCATCTGTTTCCACTTCCGCTGGCTCTTGGAATGCCAGGCCAAGAAGTGCAAGATTTCTGACACGATCCGCTTTGCAGGCGGCCTTGCAAGAATCAACATCATGAACCAAATTCTCGCCGATGTGACCGGGCATACGATTGAAACGGTCAAGCATCCGCAGTACGTGGGAGCGCTCGGCGCCGCCGCAGTTGCTGCAATCGGGCTTGGACAGATGAAATTTGAAGACATCCACAGCTACATTGAAATCACAAACACGTATACGCCAAATCCTGAGAATCACGAGATTTACAACAAGCTCTACAAGAAATTCTTGGATAAAGTCAAAAGCGATAGAAAGCTTGTAAAAGGATAA
- a CDS encoding GIY-YIG nuclease family protein — translation MAIFLNDILKIENFADVRIRFNLQMNGNYNPIDAFDKNNLKKYIDGHYWNYPQRKSFKLNQRTLGFIPYDRKDNTWLLFHAGKVIKDLNILNGVGYDYSDIEEFSKYCGRLIIRYKNKSRNPIFYAETCINDCEVVEILPDIYDDDVFPGYENVNISWEKLSRVISKESWKTALQNQKGVYLITDKKTGKMYVGSAYGENMLLGRWTNYAENCHGGNVDFKKLKPNYIKSNFQYTILEIFKSTTADEVIINRESWWKNVLMTRDFGYNNN, via the coding sequence ATGGCCATCTTCTTAAACGACATATTAAAAATTGAAAATTTCGCAGATGTGAGAATTCGTTTTAATCTGCAAATGAATGGAAATTACAACCCTATTGATGCATTCGATAAAAACAACCTCAAAAAATACATAGATGGACATTATTGGAATTATCCCCAAAGAAAATCTTTTAAACTTAATCAAAGGACGCTGGGCTTTATCCCCTACGACCGTAAAGATAATACATGGCTTTTATTCCATGCGGGCAAGGTGATTAAGGATTTAAACATACTCAACGGCGTAGGATACGACTATAGCGATATTGAAGAATTTTCAAAATACTGCGGTCGTTTAATCATCAGATATAAAAACAAAAGTCGAAATCCCATCTTTTACGCCGAGACCTGTATAAACGATTGTGAAGTTGTTGAAATATTGCCAGATATATATGATGACGATGTTTTCCCTGGTTATGAGAACGTGAATATTTCTTGGGAAAAGCTGTCCCGTGTTATAAGTAAAGAGTCATGGAAAACAGCTCTTCAAAATCAAAAGGGCGTTTATTTGATTACTGATAAAAAAACGGGAAAAATGTATGTAGGGTCTGCGTATGGCGAAAACATGCTTTTAGGTCGATGGACAAATTATGCAGAAAATTGTCATGGTGGAAACGTTGATTTCAAAAAACTTAAACCCAATTATATAAAGTCTAATTTTCAATACACTATTTTGGAAATATTTAAATCGACTACTGCTGACGAAGTAATTATAAATCGAGAATCTTGGTGGAAAAACGTTCTTATGACAAGAGATTTCGGTTATAATAACAATTGA
- a CDS encoding FISUMP domain-containing protein, which translates to MLDEVWRSLCAVAILTVSVVTHNYAVEFKDFRDGRVYRGIPSGSLNWFKQSLKYSKTSYFTDENGIPFYRSDSWKASCPEGTQLPDETDWDELIEDKFSGPDKMQNMSDFAGNSSRGFYKFEMDEVVNARKGFVYFAVRGPANHVIRLETKRGTTKYVDIEDADAVQIRCVFPRDQFAEKNISPKDMIFTDKRDNKKYKVGVRGGKIWMMKNLAFSVTSAKQCYVEDKSFCEKFGRYYTYEDALKACPPGWHLPDDGEWRDFQKDRATLDWDNLGQGGCQDWDNFCDGFNSGHYWSKSSIQENTARSWEFNRSDKDIDRTDVSVYKGLYVRCVAD; encoded by the coding sequence ATGTTGGATGAGGTGTGGCGTTCGTTGTGCGCCGTAGCGATTTTGACCGTGTCTGTGGTCACCCATAATTACGCAGTAGAGTTTAAGGATTTTAGAGATGGGCGCGTTTATCGTGGAATTCCATCAGGATCGTTAAACTGGTTTAAACAAAGTCTCAAGTACAGCAAGACCTCATATTTTACCGACGAAAACGGAATCCCTTTTTATCGTAGCGATAGCTGGAAGGCTTCATGCCCGGAGGGTACACAGCTCCCGGATGAAACCGACTGGGATGAACTCATCGAAGATAAATTTTCTGGTCCTGACAAAATGCAGAATATGAGTGATTTTGCAGGGAACTCTTCACGTGGATTTTACAAGTTTGAAATGGATGAAGTGGTGAATGCAAGAAAGGGCTTTGTGTATTTTGCAGTGCGTGGCCCCGCCAATCATGTCATAAGGCTTGAAACCAAGCGTGGAACTACGAAATACGTGGATATTGAAGATGCCGATGCCGTTCAGATTCGTTGCGTTTTTCCTCGTGATCAGTTTGCTGAAAAGAATATCTCTCCGAAGGATATGATATTTACGGATAAACGCGATAATAAAAAGTACAAGGTCGGTGTTCGCGGTGGTAAAATCTGGATGATGAAAAACCTTGCGTTCAGTGTGACCTCAGCAAAACAGTGTTATGTTGAAGATAAGTCGTTCTGCGAAAAATTCGGACGCTATTACACCTACGAAGATGCGCTCAAGGCTTGCCCTCCGGGATGGCATTTGCCGGATGATGGCGAATGGCGTGATTTCCAGAAAGACCGCGCAACGCTTGATTGGGACAATCTAGGGCAGGGCGGATGCCAGGACTGGGATAATTTCTGCGATGGCTTTAATTCAGGACATTACTGGTCCAAGAGTTCTATCCAGGAAAATACCGCACGCTCGTGGGAATTCAATCGCTCTGACAAGGATATCGATCGTACCGATGTCAGTGTTTACAAGGGACTCTATGTCCGCTGTGTTGCTGATTAA
- the murB gene encoding UDP-N-acetylmuramate dehydrogenase, whose product MIIQENIPMSEHTSFKVGGSARYFIKAESVSDIKEAIAFANEHALPNYILGKGTNLLVSDSGYNGVIIQLGKFFSEITDLGNGKICAKGATPLARLARYTINEGLAGIHKLAGIPGSLGGAIYMNAGAYGQDVSQTCIEVESIDAAGNLHTRTATDCVFSYRHSIFQELATSENAETILSATFQLTPATELGKTAKDLESEMQECMTKRRNSQPLSMPNAGSTFKRLDAGAAETPTQIAPGYYIEQAGLKGYRIGGAEVSRVHANFIVNAGGATAADIKALSEYVQKVVAEKFGINLHREVILLGEF is encoded by the coding sequence ATGATTATTCAAGAAAATATACCGATGAGCGAGCATACGTCCTTTAAAGTAGGCGGTTCCGCACGATATTTCATCAAAGCAGAATCCGTAAGCGATATTAAAGAAGCAATCGCATTTGCAAACGAGCACGCGCTCCCGAACTACATTCTCGGTAAGGGAACGAACTTGCTCGTCTCTGACAGCGGATACAACGGCGTCATCATCCAGCTCGGTAAATTTTTCTCGGAAATCACAGATCTTGGCAACGGGAAGATTTGCGCTAAAGGCGCCACGCCGCTTGCCCGCCTCGCCCGCTACACAATTAATGAAGGACTCGCAGGCATCCACAAGCTTGCCGGCATTCCCGGGAGCCTCGGCGGTGCGATTTACATGAACGCAGGCGCTTACGGTCAAGATGTTTCGCAGACTTGCATTGAAGTCGAAAGCATCGATGCCGCAGGCAATTTGCACACGCGAACCGCAACCGATTGCGTCTTCAGCTACCGCCATAGCATTTTTCAAGAACTCGCTACATCTGAAAATGCAGAAACAATTCTTTCTGCCACATTCCAGCTCACGCCCGCAACAGAGCTTGGCAAGACAGCCAAGGATCTCGAAAGCGAAATGCAGGAATGCATGACAAAGCGTCGCAATTCGCAACCGCTTTCCATGCCAAACGCAGGTAGCACCTTCAAGCGTCTAGATGCCGGCGCCGCCGAAACGCCGACACAAATCGCACCAGGTTACTACATCGAACAGGCGGGTTTAAAAGGCTACCGCATAGGCGGCGCCGAAGTGAGCCGAGTGCATGCAAACTTTATCGTAAATGCCGGAGGCGCCACAGCAGCCGACATCAAAGCACTCAGCGAATACGTTCAGAAAGTTGTCGCCGAAAAATTCGGCATTAACCTTCACAGAGAAGTGATTCTGCTCGGAGAATTTTAG
- a CDS encoding tetratricopeptide repeat protein encodes MNKKLSFIALALLVGMSQAWAVDPRIEQGARFEAKGQYDKALGEYRAMLAENKKNTEAYMAAGKVRMKMKDYKGAVANFRLAYGYDPSLTEAYEGAAKAYEAMGQQAKADAERAKMKGGKAAASTPKAEAKAEPAKTAQPAQTAPVAKAEPAKTAAPAKVETPKAAQPAPATAVASEDPFEKGKALLAEGRYAEAAPLWRAVLSKKPGDAGAYFYAGLTRYEMGEYDKAEFNLKKGLSYKERGNDANYYLAKINQKSKRTEQEKKYLAAYLKKAAPDAKFRKVAEDRMAEINAVASAAAEEKAMQEAEAKALKDAKKSGNDKSKSVDVAPQREDVAPTASNSIANANALYADGYHEAALQMYKALLENEITPDERYFAMLQMGNIYREMRDFHSAVTRYRDVVREFPDSDWATEAERALEDAVWLEKHASELPRNKR; translated from the coding sequence ATGAACAAGAAATTGTCTTTTATTGCGCTTGCGTTGTTGGTTGGAATGTCTCAAGCTTGGGCTGTGGACCCCCGTATTGAACAGGGAGCTCGCTTTGAGGCCAAGGGCCAGTATGATAAGGCTCTTGGTGAATACCGAGCCATGTTGGCTGAAAATAAGAAGAATACTGAAGCTTATATGGCGGCAGGCAAGGTTCGCATGAAGATGAAGGACTATAAGGGGGCTGTGGCTAACTTCCGCCTCGCTTATGGTTATGATCCGAGCTTGACGGAAGCGTACGAAGGTGCTGCCAAGGCTTACGAAGCTATGGGCCAGCAGGCAAAGGCTGACGCTGAACGCGCTAAGATGAAGGGCGGCAAAGCTGCTGCAAGTACGCCGAAGGCTGAGGCTAAAGCAGAACCTGCAAAGACTGCACAGCCCGCACAAACTGCTCCTGTTGCAAAGGCTGAACCGGCTAAGACCGCAGCTCCTGCAAAGGTTGAAACTCCGAAGGCTGCACAACCGGCGCCTGCAACGGCTGTCGCCTCTGAAGATCCGTTTGAAAAGGGCAAGGCTTTGCTTGCCGAAGGCCGCTATGCTGAAGCCGCTCCGCTTTGGAGAGCAGTTCTTTCGAAGAAGCCTGGCGATGCCGGTGCGTACTTCTATGCAGGCCTAACCCGTTATGAGATGGGAGAATACGACAAGGCCGAGTTCAACTTGAAGAAGGGACTTTCGTACAAGGAACGCGGTAACGACGCTAACTACTATTTGGCGAAGATCAACCAGAAGAGCAAGCGCACCGAACAGGAAAAGAAGTATCTCGCCGCTTATTTGAAGAAGGCTGCCCCGGATGCTAAGTTCCGCAAGGTTGCTGAAGACCGCATGGCCGAAATCAATGCTGTTGCTAGTGCCGCTGCCGAAGAAAAGGCTATGCAAGAAGCCGAAGCAAAGGCTTTGAAGGATGCCAAGAAAAGCGGGAACGACAAGTCGAAGTCTGTTGACGTTGCACCGCAGAGGGAAGACGTCGCTCCGACCGCTTCGAATTCCATTGCCAACGCTAATGCACTTTATGCAGATGGCTATCACGAAGCCGCTCTCCAGATGTACAAGGCTTTGCTCGAAAACGAAATCACGCCGGACGAACGCTACTTTGCGATGCTCCAGATGGGCAACATTTACCGCGAAATGCGAGACTTCCACAGTGCTGTAACGCGCTACCGTGATGTTGTCCGTGAATTCCCGGATTCTGACTGGGCGACCGAAGCTGAACGCGCTCTCGAAGACGCTGTGTGGCTTGAAAAGCACGCAAGCGAACTCCCGCGTAACAAGCGCTAA
- a CDS encoding ArsR/SmtB family transcription factor: MTNSNLNQNREPIIPNMELFGAISDEMRLKILLLLDQSEFTVNEIKDILDIHQSNASRHLAKLAQCGLVKDRRDGIKAYYRLSEELYMSSRLLQIIREAYDELQDKDILKCRAAQALEERTDKTKGQIHKLDQAGGSLKAQISLFSKLMVPFENAVDIGCGEGGDLSLMLASRCKNVTALDYDPKIISGFQQILHQKGIENVTPKVADMTQTGLPSNYADLVLMSQVLHHATDPRLALKEATRILKPGGMLALLDLAQHKEESFRTTHGHIWLGFERSQLEFFVKELNCKVVESEIIPSENEVDKKLPVICMIITKE; this comes from the coding sequence GTGACAAATTCGAATTTAAACCAGAACCGAGAACCTATCATCCCGAACATGGAACTTTTTGGAGCCATTTCCGACGAAATGCGCCTCAAGATACTGCTCCTACTGGACCAGTCCGAATTTACAGTCAACGAAATCAAGGACATTCTAGATATCCACCAGAGTAACGCAAGCCGCCACTTGGCAAAGCTTGCGCAATGCGGGCTCGTAAAAGACCGTCGCGACGGCATCAAGGCTTATTACCGCCTGAGTGAAGAACTTTACATGAGCAGCCGCCTATTGCAGATTATCCGCGAAGCTTACGACGAACTGCAGGACAAGGATATTCTCAAGTGCCGCGCCGCACAAGCGCTCGAAGAACGCACCGACAAAACCAAGGGACAAATCCACAAGCTCGACCAGGCCGGCGGCAGCCTCAAGGCTCAAATCAGCCTGTTCAGCAAGCTCATGGTGCCGTTCGAAAACGCCGTGGACATCGGTTGTGGCGAAGGCGGAGACCTCTCGCTCATGCTCGCAAGCCGTTGCAAGAACGTGACCGCACTCGACTACGACCCGAAAATCATTAGCGGATTCCAGCAGATTTTGCACCAGAAGGGCATCGAAAACGTGACGCCCAAGGTCGCCGACATGACGCAGACGGGTCTCCCGTCCAACTATGCTGACCTCGTCTTGATGAGCCAGGTATTGCACCATGCGACCGACCCGCGTCTTGCCCTCAAGGAAGCGACCCGCATTTTGAAACCGGGTGGAATGCTTGCGCTTCTGGACCTCGCCCAGCACAAGGAAGAATCGTTCCGCACGACACACGGCCACATTTGGCTTGGTTTTGAACGCAGCCAGCTTGAATTCTTTGTGAAGGAGCTCAACTGCAAGGTGGTCGAGAGCGAAATCATCCCGAGTGAAAACGAAGTCGACAAAAAGCTCCCCGTGATTTGCATGATCATCACGAAGGAGTAA
- a CDS encoding FecR family protein: MNRAKNFRVGLLGLALVFAVSLSACGDSESSEKDSLNAIPEKPLFNGVVQRVVGDAHVKISDDHAKSLKVGSRVHEKSSIVTEAGSSVVISVDDGSALKIDGRSEMAIEVAKADELKTRMTVALRHGKLLFDVQKQAVKDEFEIRTENVSSVVRGTAGFIENVDGLEISSLKEGRLDVAVKTDTAQSVKSGQTLIANMNGVKILSLASSGTLILARALDSIATGAATELGVHAARLNLDKLETMLLEFDEAYKKKAEAFIKSSQIEFKPKVLNEYIGKPSVTLEALFIPGSLVSVLGIVDTIPESGLYKRTFEWADSTAFGPKHFVVNCSNGEVEYICHTWHTNFVSAKMAEVLTKADVRKSNAPKDTVQPKKLKPSIVIEGSGRERIHVLPEERDIPATLRFSVAGLMGSDLSQIKKIIVKRKGVVVKAFADDELMTNSFKLPIRLKQNRIAHFEIDAIFVNGKKIKARKVYETYCFFENYEDGKKSNRINDMTAEEEYKNVVSKRLLKNE; this comes from the coding sequence ATGAATAGAGCAAAGAATTTTAGGGTTGGACTATTGGGCTTGGCCCTTGTTTTTGCTGTATCTTTATCTGCCTGTGGCGATTCTGAATCCTCCGAAAAAGATTCGTTAAATGCGATTCCCGAAAAGCCTTTGTTTAATGGCGTTGTCCAGAGGGTTGTGGGCGATGCTCATGTGAAGATCTCCGATGACCATGCAAAGTCGCTGAAAGTCGGTTCGCGCGTTCATGAAAAGTCATCGATTGTGACTGAGGCGGGTTCTTCGGTCGTGATTTCTGTTGATGACGGTTCTGCACTCAAGATTGACGGTCGGTCAGAGATGGCTATTGAAGTGGCGAAAGCGGATGAACTGAAAACAAGAATGACCGTTGCGCTTCGCCATGGAAAGTTGTTGTTTGATGTGCAGAAACAGGCGGTTAAGGACGAGTTTGAAATTCGTACAGAAAATGTTTCGTCTGTAGTTCGTGGAACGGCTGGCTTTATTGAAAATGTTGATGGGTTGGAAATCTCCTCGCTTAAGGAAGGCCGTCTTGACGTGGCGGTGAAAACCGATACGGCGCAGTCGGTCAAGAGCGGGCAGACTTTGATTGCCAATATGAATGGCGTAAAGATTTTATCGCTTGCAAGTTCGGGTACGCTTATCTTGGCTCGTGCTCTTGATTCTATTGCAACGGGAGCTGCTACTGAACTCGGAGTGCATGCTGCAAGGTTGAATCTCGACAAACTCGAAACGATGCTGTTGGAATTTGATGAAGCCTACAAGAAAAAGGCTGAGGCTTTCATAAAGAGTTCGCAGATTGAGTTTAAGCCGAAGGTCCTGAATGAATACATTGGCAAGCCCAGTGTGACGCTTGAAGCGTTGTTTATCCCGGGAAGCTTAGTTTCTGTGCTCGGAATTGTCGATACGATTCCTGAAAGCGGACTTTACAAGCGAACGTTTGAATGGGCGGATTCCACGGCGTTTGGTCCGAAGCATTTTGTTGTGAATTGCAGCAATGGCGAAGTGGAATACATTTGCCATACGTGGCATACAAATTTTGTCTCGGCAAAAATGGCTGAAGTCTTGACGAAAGCGGATGTACGCAAGTCTAACGCTCCGAAAGATACGGTCCAGCCGAAAAAGCTTAAGCCTTCGATTGTCATTGAAGGTTCCGGCCGCGAACGTATCCACGTGCTGCCTGAAGAACGCGATATCCCGGCGACGCTCCGTTTTAGCGTGGCGGGCTTGATGGGCTCGGACCTGAGTCAAATCAAGAAGATTATCGTGAAGCGCAAGGGTGTTGTGGTAAAGGCCTTTGCAGATGATGAATTGATGACAAATTCATTTAAATTGCCGATTCGCCTCAAGCAGAACCGAATTGCCCATTTTGAAATTGATGCAATATTCGTAAATGGCAAGAAGATTAAGGCAAGGAAAGTCTATGAGACGTATTGCTTCTTCGAAAATTACGAAGATGGCAAGAAGAGTAACCGAATCAACGACATGACGGCAGAAGAAGAATACAAAAATGTCGTCTCCAAGCGCTTGCTCAAGAACGAATAG
- a CDS encoding VanZ family protein — MFESLFDKYPFFRKVPAILCMAIIFKISSMTSYELEDFPHVWDKLAHTCEYATLAGCFCMWWARGEWSIKPWLKVLIVMAIALAYGCTDEYHQSFVEGRDCSGYDLIADALGGMIGGLVYWLVVKILNKYDPLVK, encoded by the coding sequence ATGTTTGAATCGCTCTTTGACAAGTACCCGTTTTTCAGAAAAGTCCCAGCCATCCTCTGCATGGCAATTATCTTCAAGATTTCTTCGATGACATCCTATGAACTCGAAGACTTCCCGCATGTGTGGGATAAGCTTGCGCATACTTGTGAATACGCCACTTTGGCGGGCTGTTTTTGCATGTGGTGGGCACGTGGTGAGTGGTCTATAAAGCCGTGGCTCAAGGTGCTGATTGTTATGGCAATTGCACTTGCTTACGGTTGCACGGACGAATACCACCAGAGCTTTGTGGAAGGCCGAGACTGCAGCGGTTATGACTTGATTGCCGATGCACTCGGCGGCATGATTGGCGGGCTTGTCTATTGGCTCGTCGTGAAAATTTTGAACAAGTACGATCCGCTTGTTAAGTAG
- a CDS encoding class I SAM-dependent rRNA methyltransferase: MKAITLKAGRDKSALRYHPWIFSGAIDEVVGDPALGDVVEVYSYHSDFLGLAAYSPKSQIRGRFWTFGTEGKNVKIDREFFSDILDRAIASRKSRGFDIHDKECAFRLVNAENDGIPGCIIDKYADIYSVEILAAGAEVNRQIIYELLAEKTGCRGIYERCDSEVRKKEGLPLRTGVVFGEVPDEPVIINENGILFPIDVKNGHKTGYYLDQRDARRRVGELARGKKMLNCFCYTGGFGLYALRGGCEKVYQVDVSKDALKLAKEGIMRNKLSTAHATHIEADVFQYLRKCRDKAETFDFIVLDPPKFVESKDNLQKGARGYKDINLLAMKLLAEGGMLATFSCSGLMEMDLFQKIIADAAADAHRRVQIIERFGQPADHPVNTAFPEGQYLKGLLVQVV; the protein is encoded by the coding sequence ATGAAAGCAATTACATTGAAAGCCGGGCGCGATAAATCAGCCCTCCGTTACCACCCGTGGATTTTTAGCGGCGCCATTGATGAAGTTGTTGGCGACCCCGCTCTTGGTGACGTTGTCGAAGTTTATAGCTACCATAGCGATTTTTTGGGCCTTGCAGCCTATTCCCCGAAATCCCAGATTCGAGGCCGTTTCTGGACATTCGGGACCGAAGGAAAGAACGTCAAAATTGACCGCGAATTCTTTAGCGACATTTTGGACCGCGCCATCGCCTCCCGCAAGAGCCGTGGGTTCGACATCCACGACAAGGAATGTGCATTCCGCCTTGTGAACGCCGAAAATGACGGCATTCCGGGTTGCATCATCGACAAGTATGCCGACATCTACTCCGTCGAAATCCTTGCTGCAGGCGCCGAAGTCAATCGCCAGATCATTTACGAATTGCTCGCCGAAAAGACGGGTTGCCGTGGCATTTATGAACGCTGCGATTCCGAAGTCCGTAAAAAGGAAGGACTCCCCCTCCGCACGGGCGTTGTATTTGGCGAAGTTCCGGACGAACCGGTCATCATCAACGAAAACGGAATTCTGTTCCCGATTGACGTGAAGAACGGACACAAGACCGGCTACTACCTCGACCAGCGCGATGCCAGACGTCGCGTGGGCGAACTCGCCCGAGGCAAGAAGATGCTCAACTGCTTCTGCTACACCGGCGGCTTTGGTCTGTACGCTCTCCGTGGCGGCTGTGAAAAGGTTTACCAGGTCGATGTTTCCAAGGACGCGCTCAAGCTCGCCAAGGAAGGCATCATGCGCAACAAACTAAGCACAGCGCATGCAACACACATCGAAGCAGACGTCTTCCAGTACTTGCGCAAGTGCCGCGATAAGGCCGAAACGTTCGACTTCATCGTGCTTGATCCGCCGAAATTCGTCGAAAGCAAGGACAACTTGCAGAAAGGCGCCCGCGGCTACAAAGACATTAATTTACTTGCAATGAAGCTCCTTGCCGAAGGCGGCATGCTCGCTACGTTCAGCTGCTCTGGCCTTATGGAAATGGACTTGTTCCAGAAGATTATCGCCGACGCCGCAGCCGATGCCCACCGTCGCGTGCAGATTATCGAACGCTTTGGACAGCCCGCCGACCATCCCGTGAACACGGCCTTTCCCGAAGGACAATACCTCAAGGGCCTCCTGGTTCAGGTTGTGTAA
- a CDS encoding phosphatase PAP2 family protein, producing MFQALFAVLCSATLVLGTPDASRNMLGASLVDNPAPRHYEVSVRLDVPLSLGIVMTSVLGVYQYYGMSRISSSDLKPKSELLPWDRPFAGHYCGWAMTVSHYSGALVVAPLALAGYSWYKGDADGHDFGAFTLMFVEAIALQNALNQIVRSTQLWPRPYIYAERGEGRRKAESARGEAYGSFYSGHASAAFTVAVFTGEWFSEIYPNSQYKSLVWASSLTLAAAVGALRVVAGKHYPTDVVVGSLMGTGVSLGVLKLHELCKKNISFWAIPGNIGAIFYF from the coding sequence TTGTTTCAAGCGCTTTTTGCGGTGTTGTGTTCTGCAACGCTTGTCTTGGGTACGCCCGACGCATCTCGGAACATGCTCGGCGCATCCCTCGTAGATAATCCCGCACCTCGCCATTACGAAGTTTCTGTCCGCTTGGATGTTCCGCTTTCGCTTGGAATCGTTATGACTTCGGTGCTAGGCGTTTATCAGTACTATGGGATGTCGCGCATCTCTTCGAGCGACTTGAAGCCCAAATCGGAGCTGTTGCCTTGGGACCGCCCGTTTGCAGGGCATTACTGCGGGTGGGCTATGACCGTGAGCCATTATTCGGGAGCCTTGGTGGTTGCTCCTTTGGCTTTGGCGGGGTACTCCTGGTATAAGGGCGATGCCGATGGTCATGACTTTGGCGCCTTTACGCTTATGTTTGTAGAAGCGATTGCCTTGCAGAATGCCTTGAACCAGATTGTCCGTTCGACGCAGTTGTGGCCGCGCCCTTACATTTATGCGGAACGTGGTGAAGGCCGCAGAAAGGCGGAGTCCGCGCGTGGGGAGGCTTATGGCTCGTTTTATTCGGGGCATGCTTCGGCGGCGTTTACGGTGGCTGTGTTTACGGGCGAATGGTTCTCTGAAATTTACCCAAACTCCCAGTACAAAAGTCTCGTCTGGGCATCGTCATTGACACTTGCGGCTGCCGTTGGCGCGTTGCGCGTGGTTGCGGGCAAACATTATCCTACTGATGTGGTAGTTGGATCGCTTATGGGGACGGGCGTGAGCCTTGGAGTCCTCAAATTGCATGAATTATGTAAAAAGAATATTTCTTTTTGGGCAATTCCGGGCAATATAGGCGCTATTTTTTACTTTTGA